In Seriola aureovittata isolate HTS-2021-v1 ecotype China chromosome 24, ASM2101889v1, whole genome shotgun sequence, the following proteins share a genomic window:
- the xirp2a gene encoding xin actin-binding repeat-containing protein 2 isoform X2, whose translation MSSSSLTQADETADQSMASPPDAALSADSPGRSRSGLPEDWALSAEDPEAEPVSVKERLAMYQAAVSKKETSSSSSAAMMDESEACSLPGGLASVKRQFENQEFTSSSSQSSVTQIHFQQKSVQEVSSSSQVTVRSSAREVVPATALLHSQQEVVHDQRVHHNNVAGSYGNHYNETVMLVGGEDLPKVSTQALKQQYEKTIEEAAPAKEIKVDVDVSQFQWVPINQSSKASAMTSYDTSSTVKTASASSVTSASSAAYEAADRFPPPPSNLVQVSQEVPEYEYTSQVQESSSQSKCAVNKEQYFKHKSMAELKRLYKHIHPEVRKNLEADFLSQLTDAERKDLESEEMMGDVQQARYIFENDGNGSSRCSSPDGEYVEWEEILKGEVQSMRWMFENKPLDTIKDDTPDEDEVRNIAQQEIIAGKDVRYTAWMFETQPMDALGTETPNSAEQSQKSIDLARGDVRTATWLFETQPLDYLNKIYQEDEQEADAVVTRDITGGDVKTARYLFETQHLDSLGKTETIEESHFLNLKSELEEIKGDVKTTTRMFETQPMCVIRGDSGEILEITTIRREETEEKGDVKTSRWMFETQPLDMINKDPAQVKLICGISMEDNTQGGVNKGRWLFETKTLDTIKDEEWESSRKQREEIIGADVRKHCLIFETQPMDTLKDNANAQNLPCEEIVGGDVQSAKHLFETVPMENLKELLEVGKLTKMVASEEEKGDVRHQKWVFESQPLENIREEKKEITRTVNIEALDKGDVTNYKERFETMDLSKCEGAQKIQVEGVTSGSVKSNRVLFESTPMYAVQDSAGHYHEVKTVRREEIVKGDVRSCRWMFETRPIDEFDDSINKFQIIKGISKQEIESGDVKTAKWLFETQPLDAIKFFSSCEDEERKTEEGVEIEKGDVKTCRWLFETQPMDVLYEKVEKSETDVEEVQKGDVKTCTWLFETQTLDNIRDHTESESETILKTCTVNQEDIQGKDVRLARFLFETENLENITGDDGSSFRRVTEIDVQSGDVSRMKYIFENRSSDIMTSTSEEMMQRLKTQQAEDIQKGNVGNCTWMFENQPIDAIRDDVTEARETRTVTDVQGGDVDKGRFIFETFSLDQIKEESSETDISKLTSIFRDEVERGDVKNYTMMFETQPLYAIRDKEGHYHEVTTVTKEEVMRGDVVGARWLFETKPLDSIRDSEEVYVIKAVTEEGVNKGDVSSARWKFETQPLDEITEEIKERSKTVADIQGGDVKTNKQRFETDEMSQKYIRTVSVSEIQKGDVRSATWMFETRTIDEIHGEGAEYDGMERVTKEEVMKGDVKQSVWLFEKQPLDSIKETDDTELVVTKEEIPQADVKSTTWLFESTPFHEFNESSMEKTEIIGKSIKETLEELYCQKMVDSQGILIETDEIGDVRMAKYKLMNQEAPQIQKEEIIRGDLSNIMMNLLNRREATERGITIDQEERGNINTTVKQLFNQEKGINVEKEEIIRGDIQEAINNLLKDEGSSKRGILIQEDEKGDVRLTIYSLLNKGERTSLEKEDIIQGNVSRTLHRLLSNSGGEDSRRIKVGDTERGNVSFYSTCIESGALDYLRQLQSESDEVEEKAEKEHIIGGDIEETKILLRRNQQQIGRTVAEEDIVPGDVYSTVKVFMMEPAVSYRNLESKDIVKGDLSAAMDSLTQAINQKVVMEKEEVVKGNINTTLRSLEEAQHQAKEMEKPEIVKGDIRGALESLEKSATTKTEVTVEDLVPGDIKGTLKSLEEATQTVKEMEKEEVVKGDIHTAMLSLHEASSEKKIYQHQVSEQGDVKATIQLLMEPTAASKMQRRGSIEGDVKTSIKCLYEGQESTQTEKEEVVKGDVQGAIKCLMERKQYSKPKRMYAAKSKQAKVPMKNPLTVKQREHEQAHEAKSESVADTPAPAVKNLSQSSESQTHTQRHIESKSVKTQVITQEGHSVTEAKADNTAGASQQKSIKEEKQKAQPPQKIQAPKPIMIKNKQTTNNEQTETKAADVNVMKDVQKASQTRISNKQICETKTIKQVQTTVTEKTVTHRQNVTASEQTSTSQKQTENKALAQKQSVRNMKSDHRNLDVKGKGMIKKAKPEIHFPPPPSSPPPPSESELSLPPPPPPVLESPAFPSSRPFNAMQDGDLPPPPPPPPPPVECIKSEPEFFPPPPPPPPPPSAPSASGQDFLPPPPSLQELSAMPQPPPAKSGKPLGRPLFKVPKQPETQKPTIQVKPKWQKKQPTPPPPPAPAPTPAPVPAPVQLLAGQETSMSTDHKEEVKVQEVKKETCKQIETCKQIETCKQIETCKQIETCKRIETSKPIQSESAATKIPSAPAVKPMQRETKRFVPPIKLPPSPDPAPTPNPRPYARKFKTPLMLAEERYRQQRMEKEETDQSRVTTPTSPPVNTPLSAASPELSTAHSAEREVTTEVTRAKVEEAESISKEETLAQHPPAKKTPSQIPLSKPVISVVNKKLAAGSSNVSVEKMHSSEKTLTSADAVKKSQTAHKHQTSSVSQSHHEASHIQVQSCSNVVTSSVAEQQQFIKKSSTRSITATQSAVQENVNLQSQAAVTLKAEDVKNINVPPTQEGKMSPSQPTKIPKVTPSFKVKTFKMPTEKKEEKYDSSGQKDVMKSEMHSQQEKSSVSRTSETNVSQENIQLTSARTEMKTEMKVKEKKSQVTPPAKEVEVHTKKGKQVQKKEAEVKLSPSVTALMPKVTKITSAATHQGQGHVSVTHSQQSMKAEHIQRHEEAAAVVTERQEAVQMQTQQVKQRAVETNKTQIKVGKARGETKCASVKATGKTGQKDEAHSEEITDLERCNAMQRLLAQMKELEGTPSKIDSNAVRMIISELPEWVTGADEKKNLSEIAKQQSKKKLKELMAYVRNIVHTKITFLEQNSTAVEKQGEEEKEEPPAPPVLPKPDKRVFSGASAKMFGFSKTEKKVVEEKMSHQELREGSSPLASIRTPSPTFISIESRRVDSPRRVTPSPPPYKSVGTPPPPPRKSHTPTSTLSRATPSPTMSRSEKLMKLRDSTSKLSGGVTPPPPPPPPPPAPVPESLAAEREQPSPFSDGETLVEQPEQGSVDVAEVGDSMMTVKDKKSFFEEAQRAEVNRTYMRRDPIDIPERLGAEAEEGAEVVTLDLLKEDLPRVDLSKLVNRFESPKPKVYSRKEPIVITERLGSDTEDAEVDPHAQRTDEIPMFKVKAIKDVFETGEHSSQAARELREQIERRESESARSEPAGHSETTLVTEQFCSVDDFGNVTTETMSETRSGSSLTRGNPPSYADVVRGSVPTVAVPPEATTEELLRSFQQSWAESQGVFQNLGFSVTEQRSSQIVTHQHETVVTENSNSRLRTVQGVSEEGVPHGVADRRQTKLP comes from the exons ATGTCCAGTAGCAGTCTCACGCAGGCTGACGAGACGGCAGATCAGAGCATGGCCTCACCTCCGGACGCCGCTCTCT ctgcagaCAGCCCAGGTAGATCCAGGTCAGGACTTCCCGAGGACTGGGCCCTGAGCGCCGAGGACCCGGAGGCAGAGCCGGTGTCGGTGAAAGAGCGTCTGGCGATGTATCAGGCTGCCGTGTCCAAGAAAGAAACCAGCAGTTCCTCCTCTGCGGCG ATGATGGATGAGTCGGAGGCGTGTTCGCTGCCTGGTGGCCTGGCCAGCGTGAAGAGACAGTTTGAGAACCAGGAGTTTACGTCCTCGTCCTCCCAGTCCAGCGTCACCCAGATTCATTTCCAACAGAAATCTGTCCAG GAAGTGTCAAGCTCCTCGCAGGTGACGGTGAGAAGCAGTGCCAGGGAGGTCGTCCCCGCCACAGCCCTCCTTCACAGTCAACAAGAG GTGGTCCACGATCAGAGAGTCCACCATAACAATGTGGCTGGCAGTTACGGGAACCATTACAATGAAACAG TTATGCTCGTCGGAGGAGAGGACCTACCAAAGGTTTCCACTCAGGCTTTGAAGCAGCAGTATGAAAAAACGATTGAGGAAGCTGCACCAGCCAAGGAAATTAAG GTTGATGTGGATGTCAGCCAGTTTCAATGGGTACCAATAAACCAGTCCTCCAAAGCTTCAGCAATGACGAGCTACGACACTTCCTCCACGGTAAAGACTGCCTCTGCCTCATCAGTAACGTCCGCCTCGTCGGCGGCTTATGAGGCGGCAGATCGCTTCCCTCCCCCGCCCTCAAACCTGGTGCAGGTGTCGCAGGAAGTCCCCGAGTACGAGTACACTTCCCAGGTTCAGGAGTCATCCTCCCAGAGTAAGTGCGCCGTCAACAAGGAACAATATTTTAAACACAAGAGCATGGCTGAGCTGAAGCGCCTCTACAAGCACATTCATCCGGAGGTCCGCAAGAACCTCGAGGCCGACTTCTTGAGTCAGCTCACCGACGCGGAAAGGAAAGACCTGGAGAGCGAAGAAATGATGGGCGACGTCCAGCAGGCGCGCTACATTTTCGAAAACGACGGCAACGGTTCGAGTAGGTGCTCGAGCCCCGACGGAGAGTACGTGGAGTGGGAGGAGATCCTGAAAGGCGAAGTGCAGTCCATGCGGTGGATGTTCGAAAACAAGCCGCTAGACACGATCAAAGATGACACGCCAGATGAGGATGAGGTGAGGAATATCGCCCAGCAGGAAATCATTGCTGGTAAAGATGTCAGATACACAGCTTGGATGTTCGAGACTCAGCCCATGGACGCTCTTGGGACAGAGACTCCTAATTCAGCTGAGCAGTCACAAAAATCGATAGATCTCGCAAGAGGAGATGTCCGCACCGCTACGTGGCTTTTTGAGACGCAGCCTCTCGATTATTTGAACAAGATCTACCAAGAGGACGAGCAGGAGGCGGACGCCGTCGTCACCAGAGACATCACCGGAGGAGATGTCAAAACCGCCAGGTATCTCTTTGAGACCCAGCATCTGGATTCCCTCGGCAAAACAGAAACCATCGAGGAGAGCCACTTCCTGAACCTGAAGTcggagctggaggagatcaAGGGGGATGTGAAGACGACCACTCGCATGTTTGAGACCCAGCCCATGTGTGTCATCAGGGGGGATTCGGGAGAGATCCTGGAGATCACCACCATCCGCAGGGAGGAGACCGAGGAGAAAGGAGACGTGAAGACGTCACGGTGGATGTTTGAAACCCAGCCCCTGGATATGATCAACAAAGACCCTGCTCAGGTAAAGCTGATATGTGGTATTTCAATGGAGGACAACACTCAAGGCGGCGTGAACAAAGGCAGATGGCTTTTCGAGACGAAGACGCTTGACACCATTAAGGACGAGGAATGGGAGAGCTCCAGGAAGCAAAGGGAGGAGATAATTGGAGCTGATGTAAGGAAACACTGTTTGATTTTTGAGACGCAGCCGATGGATACTCTGAAAGACAACGCCAATGCTCAAAATTTACCCTGCGAGGAGATTGTTGGCGGCGATGTTCAGTCCGCAAAACATCTGTTTGAAACGGTACCCATGGAGAACCTGAAAGAACTGCTTGAAGTGGGAAAACTGACGAAAATGGTTGCATCCGAGGAAGAAAAGGGCGACGTGAGGCATCAGAAGTGGGTCTTTGAAAGCCAGCCGCTGGAGAACAtaagggaggagaagaaggagatcACAAGGACTGTGAACATCGAAGCTCTCGACAAAGGAGACGTGACAAACTATAAAGAAAGGTTTGAAACTATGGATTTAAGCAAGTGTGAAGGCGCACAAAAAATCCAAGTTGAAGGTGTCACGAGCGGATCCGTCAAATCCAATAGAGTTCTTTTCGAATCTACCCCGATGTATGCCGTGCAGGACAGCGCCGGCCATTACCACGAGGTGAAGACCGTGAGGCGGGAGGAGATCGTGAAGGGCGACGTGCGCAGCTGCAGGTGGATGTTTGAGACGCGTCCTATTGACGAGTTCGACGACAGCATCAATAAGTTTCAGATCATCAAAGGTATATCCAAACAGGAGATCGAGTCCGGGGACGTCAAAACAGCCAAGTGGTTGTTTGAAACGCAGCCGCTCGATGCCATTAAATTTTTCAGCAGCTGTGAAGATGAAGAACGTAAAACTGAGGAGGGTGTCGAAATAGAAAAGGGAGACGTGAAGACTTGCAGGTGGCTGTTTGAGACTCAGCCGATGGATGTCCTGTATGAAAAGGTGGAGAAGAGCGAGACTGACGTCGAGGAAGTGCAGAAAGGCGACGTCAAAACGTGCACGTGGCTCTTCGAGACCCAGACGCTCGACAACATACGTGATCACACCGAGTCTGAGTCGGAAACCATTCTGAAGACCTGCACCGTAAACCAAGAAGACATCCAGGGAAAAGACGTGCGACTGGCTCGCTTCCTCTTTGAAACGGAGAATCTCGAAAACATCACGGGAGACGACGGCAGCTCTTTCCGGAGGGTCACCGAAATCGACGTCCAGTCGGGCGACGTTTCGAGGATGAAGTACATCTTCGAGAATCGCTCCTCGGACATCATGACCTCCACCTCTGAGGAAATGATGCAGAGGCTGAAGACGCAGCAGGCCGAGGACATCCAGAAGGGAAACGTCGGCAACTGCACCTGGATGTTTGAGAACCAGCCGATTGATGCCATCCGCgatgacgtcacagaggcgagGGAAACCCGCACCGTGACCGACGTTCAGGGGGGTGACGTTGACAAAGGCCGATTCATCTTCGAGACGTTCTCTCTGGATCAGATCAAAGAGGAATCCTCTGAGACTGATATTTCAAAACTCACAAGTATCTTTCGAGATGAAGTGGAAAGGGGAGATGTGAAAaattacactatgatgtttgaAACTCAGCCGCTGTACGCCATCCGTGACAAGGAGGGCCATTATCATGAAGTGACTACAGTCACCAAAGAAGAAGTCATGAGGGGAGATGTGGTGGGGGCCCGATGGTTGTTTGAAACAAAGCCGCTGGATTCAATTAGAGACTCAGAGGAGGTCTACGTTATTAAAGCTGTGACTGAGGAAGGCGTCAACAAAGGAGACGTTAGCTCTGCCAGATGGAAGTTTGAAACGCAACCTTTGGATGAAattacagaagaaataaaagagagatcAAAAACAGTCGCCGATATCCAAGGCGGTGACGTGAAGACGAACAAGCAGCGGTTTGAAACCGATGAGATGTCTCAAAAGTACATCAGGACCGTCAGCGTGAGCGAGATCCAAAAGGGCGATGTCAGATCCGCCACTTGGATGTTTGAAACCCGCACCATTGATGAGATCCACGGAGAAGGCGCCGAGTACGACGGCATGGAGAGAGTAACAAAGGAGGAAGTAATGAAAGGGGATGTCAAACAGTCAGTGTGGCTCTTTGAGAAACAGCCGCTCGACAGCATCAAAGAGACGGATGACACGGAGCTCGTTGTGACAAAGGAGGAGATTCCACAGGCCGACGTGAAGTCGACGACGTGGCTATTTGAAAGCACCCCGTTCCACGAGTTCAACGAGAGCAGCATGGAAAAGACGGAAATAATAGGCAAAAGTATCAAAGAGACGCTTGAGGAGCTTTACTGTCAGAAAATGGTGGACTCGCAAGGGATCCTCATCGAGACGGATGAGATCGGTGACGTCCGCATGGCGAAGTATAAACTCATGAACCAGGAGGCTCCTCAGATCCAGAAAGAAGAGATCATCAGAGGGGATCTGAGCAACATAATGATGAACCTCCTGAACCGCAGGGAGGCCACGGAGAGGGGGATAACCATCGACCAGGAGGAGCGGGGCAACATCAACACCACCGTGAAGCAGTTATTCAACCAGGAGAAGGGAATCAATGTCGAAAAAGAGGAAATTATCCGCGGTGACATTCAAGAGGCAATAAACAATCTGCTCAAGGATGAAGGCTCCTCCAAGCGTGGCATTCTGATTCAAGAGGACGAGAAAGGAGACGTGAGGCTGACGATCTACTCCCTCTTAAATAAAGGTGAGAGGACTAGTCTGGAGAAAGAGGACATCATCCAAGGGAACGTCAGCAGGACTCTTCACCGTCTTCTCTCCAACTCGGGCGGAGAAGACTCTAGAAGGATAAAGGTGGGAGACACGGAGAGGGGTAACGTCAGCTTTTACTCCACGTGCATCGAGTCCGGCGCCTTGGACTACCTGAGACAGCTTCAGAGCGAATCTGACGAAGTCGAGGAAAAGGCGGAGAAGGAGCACATCATCGGAGGCGACATCGAAGAGACCAAGATCTTGTTGCGGAGGAATCAGCAGCAGATTGGTCGCACCGTGGCGGAGGAAGATATAGTTCCCGGTGACGTATACAGCACTGTTAAAGTCTTCATGATGGAGCCGGCTGTCAGCTACCGAAACCTGGAGTCAAAGGATATTGTTAAAGGTGACCTCAGCGCGGCCATGGACTCGCTGACCCAAGCTATCAATCAGAAAGTGGTAATGGAGAAAGAAGAAGTGGTGAAGGGAAACATAAACACCACGCTGAGGTCTCTGGAGGAGGCCCAGCATCAAGCCAAAGAAATGGAAAAGCCGGAAATAGTCAAGGGAGACATCAGAGGTGCTCTCGAGTCACTGGAGAAATCTGCAACCACTAAAACAGAAGTGACTGTGGAAGATTTAGTGCCAGGAGACATCAAAGGGACCCTGAAGTCCCTGGAGGAGGCGACGCAAACTgtgaaagaaatggaaaaagaggagGTCGTTAAGGGAGACATCCACACCGCCATGCTGAGTTTACACGAGGCGTCGAGCGAGAAAAAGATTTACCAGCATCAAGTGAGCGAACAAGGTGACGTTAAAGCCACGATCCAGCTCTTGATGGAGCCGACGGCGGCTTCGAAAATGCAGCGCAGGGGAAGCATCGAAGGAGACGTTAAGACGTCCATAAAGTGTCTGTACGAAGGGCAGGAGTCGACACAGACGGAAAAAGAGGAGGTGGTAAAAGGGGACGTTCAAGGGGCGATCAAGTGTCTAATGGAAAGAAAACAGTATTCAAAACCGAAACGTATGTACGCGGCCAAGAGTAAGCAAGCAAAAGTGCCCATGAAAAATCCATTAACTGTAAAGCAAAGGGAGCATGAACAGGCACATGAAGCTAAGAGTGAGAGTGTAGCAGACACTCCAGCCCCCGCTGTGAAAAACCTTTCTCAGAGCAGTGAatcacagacgcacacacagaggcacatcGAGAGCaaatcagtgaaaacacaggtaATAACCCAAGAGGGCCACTCTGTTACTGAAGCCAAAGCAGACAATACTGCTGGGGCCTCTCAACAGAAGAGCataaaggaagagaaacagaaagctcAGCCCCCGCAGAAAATACAAGCTCCTAAGCCTATTATGATAAAGAATAAACAAACGACTAATAATGAACAAACAGAGACTAAAGCAGCTGATGTGAATGTGATGAAAGACGTACAAAAGGCATCACAGACAAGAATATCAAACAAGCAAATATGTGAAACCAAGACGATCAAACAGGTGCAGACTACAGTGACGGAGAAAACTGTCACGCACAGGCAGAATGTGACGGCGTCGGAGCAAACGTCGACGTCTCAAAAGCAAACGGAGAATAAGGCTCTCGCACAAAAGCAGAGCGTCAGGAATATGAAGAGCGATCACCGTAACCTTGATGTGAAAGGGAAAGGTATGATCAAAAAGGCAAAACCGGAGATCCacttcccccctcctccctcttccccaccTCCGCCCTCAGAGTCTgagctctccctccctccaccgcCGCCGCCGGTGCTGGAGAGCCCGGCGTTCCCCTCATCGCGACCTTTCAACGCGATGCAGGACGGCGACCTCCCGCCCCCACCTCCGCCACCTCCGCCCCCCGTAGAATGCATAAAGTCTGAGCCTGAAttcttcccccctcctcctcctcctcctcctcctccgtctgcACCCTCTGCAAGCGGACAGGattttctccctccacctccctcgCTGCAAGAGCTGAGTGCGATGCCTCAGCCTCCCCCTGCAAAGTCGGGGAAACCCCTCGGCAGGCCTTTATTCAAAGTGCCAAAGCAACCAGAAACGCAGAAGCCAACCATACAAGTGAAACCCAAATGGCAGAAAAAGCAACCgactcctccaccacctccggCTCCGGCTCCAACTCCAGCTCCGGTTCCGGCTCCAGTTCAGCTCCTTGCTGGTCAGGAAACATCAATGTCAACAGACCACAAAGAAGAGGTTAAAGTTCAGGAGGTGAAAAAGGAAACGTGCAAACAGATTGAAACGTGCAAACAGATCGAAACGTGCAAACAGATTGAAACGTGCAAACAGATTGAAACGTGCAAACGGATTGAAACGAGCAAACCGATCCAGTCTGAATCGGCAGCAACGAAAATACCAAGCGCCCCGGCAGTGAAACCGATGCAGAGAGAGACCAAAAGGTTCGTCCCACCCATCAAACTGCCCCCATCTCCTGACCCTGCGCCAACCCCGAACCCGAGACCTTACGCCCGCAAGTTTAAAACCCCTCTCATGCTCGCAGAGGAACGGTATCGCCAACagaggatggagaaagaggaaacGGATCAGAGTAGAGTCACAACTCCCACTTCCCCACCGGTCAATACCCCCCTCTCTGCCGCCAGTCCTGAGCTTTCTACAGCACACAGCGCCGAGAGAGAGGTGACGACGGAAGTGACGAGGGCAAAGGTCGAAGAAGCCGAGAGCATTTCCAAAGAAGAAACATTGGCACAACACCCACCTGCAAAGAAAACCCCTTCCCAGATCCCTTTGAGCAAGCCCGTGATCTCAGTGGTAAATAAGAAATTAGCCGCCGGATCTTCAAATGTGTCTGTGGAAAAAATGCACTCCTCAGAAAAAACACTCACCTCAGCTGATGCTGTTAAAAAGAGTCAAACCGCACACAAACATCAgacctcctctgtctctcagtctcaccACGAGGCCTCACATATCCAAGTCCAGTCATGCTCGAACGTGGTCACTTCCTCCGTGgcggagcagcagcagtttattaAGAAATCCAGCACCAGGTCTATCACTGCCACACAGAGTGCTGTCcaggaaaatgtaaatcttCAAAGCCAGGCTGCGGTCACATTGAAAGCTGAGGATGTAAAGAATATTAATGTGCCTCCGACACAGGAGGGAAAAATGAGTCCTTCTCAACCCACTAAAATTCCAAAGGTAACTCCGAGTTTCAAGGTGAAAACCTTTAAGATGCCGacggagaagaaagaggaaaagtacGACAGCTCGGGACAAAAGGATgtaatgaaaagtgaaatgcaTTCACAGCAAGAGAAAAGTAGCGTGTCACGGACGAGCGAAACAAATGTGAGTCAGGAAAACATCCAGCTGACATCAGCAAGAACtgagatgaaaacagaaatgaaagtaaaggagaagaaaagtcagGTGACCCCACCTGCGAAGGAAGTCGAGGTTCACACGAAAAAGGGAAAGCAGGTGCAAAAGAAGGAGGCTGAAGTGAAGCTGTCGCCGTCGGTTACGGCTTTAATGCCTAAGGTGACCAAGATAACATCTGCAGCGACTCACCAAGGGCAAGGCCATGTATCTGTCACCCACAGTCAGCAGAGCATGAAGGCAGAGCACATTCAGAGACACGAGGAGGCGGCGGCGGTGGTGACGGAGAGGCAAGAGGCCGTTCAGATGCAGACGCAGCAAGTAAAGCAACGAGCAGTGGAAACAAATAAAACGCAGATAAAGGTGGGGAAGGCGAGAGGTGAGACGAAATGCGCGTCTGTGAAAGCGACGGGGAAAACGGGCCAGAAGGACGAGGCTCATTCAGAAGAAATCACAGATTTAGAGAGATGTAATGCGATGCAGAGGCTGCTCGCTCAAATGAAAGAGCTGGAGGGCACGCCGAGCAAAATAGACTCCAACGCTGTCAGGATGATTATAAGCGAGCTCCCTGAGTGGGTGACGGGCGCGGATGAGAAGAAAAATTTAAGCGAAATAGCTAAACAGCAAAGTAAGAAAAAGTTGAAAGAGTTGATGGCCTATGTGAGGAACATCGTTCACACAAAGATCACGTTCCTGGAGCAGAACTCGACAGCTGTGGAAAagcagggagaagaagagaaagaggaaccGCCGGCGCCACCAGTTCTCCCGAAACCAGACAAGAGGGTTTTCAGCGGCGCATCCGCCAAGATGTTCGGCTTCTCCAAAACTGAGAAGAAAGTGGTGGAAGAGAAGATGTCGCATCAGGAGCTGAGGGAGGGGTCCTCTCCGTTGGCGAGCATCCGCACCCCCTCACCCACCTTCATCAGCATTGAATCGAGGAGGGTGGACTCGCCGCGCAGAGTGACGCCGTCTCCTCCGCCTTACAAATCCGTGGGGACGCCGCCGCCCCCTCCTCGCAAGTCGCACACGCCCACGTCCACCCTCAGCAGGGCCACGCCGTCTCCCACCATGAGCCGCTCGGAGAAGCTGATGAAGCTGAGGGACTCCACATCCAAGCTCTCCGGCGGcgtcacccctcctcctcctcctcctcctcctcctcccgcgCCGGTACCCGAGAGTTTGGCGGCTGAAAGAGAGCAACCGTCCCCGTTCAGCGACGGCGAGACTCTGGTGGAGCAGCCCGAGCAGGGGTCGGTGGATGTCGCAGAAGTGGGTGACTCCATGATGACCGTCAAGGACAAAAAGTCTTTCTTCGAGGAGGCGCAGAGGGCTGAGGTGAACAGGACGTACATGCGGAGGGATCCCATCGATATCCCCGAACGTCTCGGGGCTGAGGCCGAGGAAGGCGCCGAGGTCGTGACCTTAGATCTTCTGAAAGAGGATCTCCCGAGGGTCGACCTGTCGAAGCTGGTGAACAGATTCGAGTCTCCCAAGCCAAAAGTTTACTCCAGGAAGGAGCCGATTGTGATCACAGAGAGGCTGGGGAGCGACACGGAGGACGCAGAGGTCGACCCTCACGCTCAGAGGACCGATGAAATCCCTATGTTCAAAGTCAAAGCGATAAAGGATGTGTTCGAGACGGGAGAGCACAGTTCTCAGGCCGCCCGCGAGCTGAGAGAACAGATAGAACGAAGGGAGTCTGAGTCGGCCCGCTCGGAGCCGGCGGGTCACTCCGAGACGACGCTGGTCACCGAGCAATTCTGCAGCGTCGACGACTTTGGAAACGTGACCACGGAGACGATGAGCGAGACGCGCTCGGGGAGCTCCCTGACCCGCGGTAACCCCCCGTCCTACGCCGACGTGGTGAGAGGCAGCGTCCCGACGGTGGCCGTGCCCCCCGAGGCCACCACCGAGGAACTGCTGAGGAGCTTCCAGCAGTCGTGGGCCGAGAGCCAGGGAGTTTTCCAGAACCTGGGCTTCAGCGTCACGGAGCAGAGGAGCTCGCAGATCGTAACGCATCAGCACGAGACTGTCGTGACGG AAAATTCGAATTCCAGATTGCGAACTGTGCAGGGTGTGTCGGAAGAGGGTGTACCCCATGGAGTCGCTGATCgcagacaaacaaaacttcCATAA